One window of the Halarcobacter mediterraneus genome contains the following:
- a CDS encoding NuoI/complex I 23 kDa subunit family protein — MGIKIVERHGKSLKDRLYIPAIMGGMKTTFTHFKENLSDVSNLKTMQYPEVQPDDITDRYRGVHRLTKWEDESEKCVACYMCATACPAQCIFIDAEERFDDKAEKRPKEFKIDLLECVYCGYCVEACPCDAIRMDTGIFSFTGDKREDFVVDKKYLMSNERSKDFDDE; from the coding sequence ATGGGAATTAAAATTGTAGAAAGACATGGAAAGTCTCTAAAAGATAGATTATACATTCCTGCCATTATGGGTGGGATGAAGACTACTTTTACACACTTTAAAGAAAATTTGAGCGATGTCTCAAATCTTAAAACAATGCAGTACCCTGAAGTTCAACCCGATGATATCACAGATAGATATAGAGGTGTACACAGACTTACTAAATGGGAAGATGAAAGTGAGAAATGTGTTGCTTGTTATATGTGTGCTACTGCTTGTCCTGCTCAATGTATTTTTATTGATGCAGAAGAAAGATTTGATGATAAAGCAGAAAAAAGACCAAAAGAGTTCAAAATAGACCTTTTAGAATGTGTATACTGTGGTTATTGCGTAGAAGCTTGCCCTTGTGATGCAATTAGAATGGATACAGGTATTTTTAGTTTTACTGGAGATAAAAGAGAAGACTTTGTAGTAGATAAAAAATACCTAATGTCTAATGAACGTTCAAAGGATTTTGATGATGAGTGA
- the nuoK gene encoding NADH-quinone oxidoreductase subunit NuoK, translating to MISLTSYAFVSMILFSIGVIGVIARRNIFVIYMSIELMLNGIALFLITFARYHFNMDPQIITVMVISIAAAEAAIFLSVIILLFRTKKSLDTDIFTTLTQGEKS from the coding sequence ATGATTAGTTTAACATCATATGCTTTTGTTTCTATGATTCTTTTTTCAATAGGAGTTATAGGTGTAATTGCTAGAAGAAATATTTTTGTTATCTATATGTCAATTGAACTTATGTTAAATGGAATTGCACTTTTCCTTATAACATTTGCAAGATACCATTTTAATATGGATCCTCAAATTATTACAGTTATGGTTATCTCAATTGCAGCTGCAGAAGCAGCAATTTTCTTATCTGTAATTATTTTATTATTCAGAACTAAAAAATCTCTTGATACAGATATCTTTACAACACTTACACAAGGAGAAAAATCATGA
- a CDS encoding complex I subunit 1/NuoH family protein, giving the protein MSTAAIVIIIVNILLAKILSVGTTPIMVWWERRVAGFIQDRTGPNRCDIGGIRLGGLIQAIADMLKLVFKEDFTPSHIKEKFLYTIAPALVFICSFLTMAVIPFADNLVIDGESFMMQAIPTQLGIMWFLAFAGLSVFGIILGGYSSQNKYGLLGGIRASAQVISYEAAMGLSIISVLLTYGSINLNDMVQAQGGTFFGIIPSWGIFMQPLAALIFIVTAFAETNRTPFDIAEGESEIVAGYHTEYSAMRFGLFQVGEYAAMSASSAIIVTLFLGGYHIPWMDTATIQNNINYVILAIVILLPIKAYLFAKWMSKNYDWLDPKDKRNKEKNILIRGFWLIAIIISAVLIMFLVTGLGENGVNIATAVIQIGTFVVKFLLMNLVFIWIRWTLLRFRYDQLQMLGWKVLIPLSILNIVITATFIVVTGS; this is encoded by the coding sequence ATGAGTACAGCTGCAATAGTAATTATTATAGTAAACATTCTTCTTGCTAAGATTCTTTCAGTTGGTACTACACCAATTATGGTTTGGTGGGAAAGAAGAGTTGCTGGTTTTATTCAAGATAGAACAGGACCAAATAGATGTGATATCGGTGGAATTAGACTTGGTGGTTTAATTCAAGCAATTGCAGATATGTTAAAGCTTGTATTTAAAGAAGATTTTACTCCTTCACATATAAAAGAAAAATTTCTTTATACAATTGCACCAGCTTTAGTATTTATCTGTTCATTTTTAACAATGGCAGTTATTCCTTTTGCTGATAATTTAGTTATTGATGGTGAAAGTTTTATGATGCAAGCAATTCCAACTCAACTTGGAATTATGTGGTTCTTAGCATTTGCTGGTTTATCTGTATTTGGTATTATCTTAGGTGGATATTCATCTCAAAATAAATATGGTTTATTAGGTGGTATTAGAGCTTCTGCACAAGTTATCTCTTATGAAGCAGCAATGGGCTTATCTATTATCTCTGTTTTACTAACATATGGTTCAATTAACTTAAATGATATGGTACAAGCTCAAGGTGGAACATTCTTTGGTATTATTCCATCGTGGGGTATCTTTATGCAACCACTTGCAGCTTTAATCTTTATTGTTACTGCATTTGCTGAAACAAATAGAACACCTTTTGATATTGCTGAAGGTGAGTCTGAGATTGTTGCTGGTTATCATACTGAATATTCTGCAATGAGATTTGGTCTTTTCCAAGTTGGTGAATATGCTGCAATGAGTGCATCATCTGCTATTATTGTAACTCTATTCTTAGGTGGATATCATATTCCATGGATGGATACAGCAACTATTCAAAATAACATCAACTATGTAATTTTAGCTATTGTTATTTTATTACCAATTAAAGCATACCTTTTTGCTAAATGGATGAGTAAAAACTATGATTGGTTAGATCCTAAAGATAAAAGAAATAAAGAGAAAAATATTTTAATTAGAGGATTCTGGTTAATTGCAATTATTATCTCTGCTGTTTTAATTATGTTCTTAGTTACAGGACTTGGTGAAAATGGCGTAAATATTGCAACAGCAGTTATCCAAATTGGTACATTTGTAGTTAAATTCTTACTTATGAACTTAGTATTCATCTGGATTAGATGGACTCTATTAAGATTTAGATATGACCAATTGCAAATGTTAGGATGGAAAGTTCTTATTCCATTATCAATATTAAATATTGTAATAACAGCAACATTCATTGTTGTAACAGGAAGTTAA
- a CDS encoding NADH-quinone oxidoreductase subunit J family protein, which produces MSDFIFIALSGLSILGAIMMLVYKNPMYSALGLLISILAVAGLFALLNATFLFMVQIIVYAGAIMTLILFLLMFLNIKEEHLPKEPKKYLLITIGAIIMIPFNMVILKAVANLPEADMNIVANSTFGDIKPIGKLLYNDWILAFELISILLLVALVGSIVLAKRKKAKKENA; this is translated from the coding sequence ATGAGTGATTTTATTTTTATAGCACTTAGTGGCTTGTCAATTTTAGGTGCAATTATGATGCTAGTATATAAAAACCCAATGTATTCAGCACTTGGATTACTTATTTCAATTTTGGCTGTTGCTGGACTATTTGCATTATTAAATGCAACTTTCCTTTTTATGGTTCAAATTATAGTTTACGCAGGGGCAATTATGACACTAATTTTATTTTTACTTATGTTTCTTAATATTAAAGAAGAACATCTTCCAAAAGAACCTAAGAAATATTTATTAATAACAATTGGTGCAATAATAATGATTCCTTTTAATATGGTTATTTTAAAAGCTGTTGCAAATCTTCCAGAAGCTGATATGAATATTGTTGCAAATAGTACTTTTGGAGATATTAAGCCTATTGGAAAACTTTTATATAATGATTGGATTTTAGCTTTTGAGTTAATTTCTATTTTATTATTAGTTGCACTTGTAGGTTCAATTGTTTTAGCTAAAAGAAAAAAAGCTAAGAAGGAGAATGCATGA